The Plectropomus leopardus isolate mb chromosome 7, YSFRI_Pleo_2.0, whole genome shotgun sequence genome window below encodes:
- the znf574 gene encoding zinc finger protein 574 — translation MESSSVYMCFPCYQEFGTLEEVLEHQLTCTAEDEQPETPGTTSVTVPILQSRQQVINISRAVAAPQIQIQAGHSSVQPAKNVLKQAAVSANVTSDQPRILYQCGDCDELFKSLDLWQQHRKEGTCQQSASENQKPPPEDSQPEQEHTQPEPEPTQPSQPEPEAASAQSSNSTVNPDYSSPSKSENVKPEPVENSIAEEESQQVAETSSAQSSDPPVTVAAPSTSNQDDSSPRRRGANKKPKPEPVLLCVDCGSCFGLVSELVAHRRTQHGFEEALHRCSVCGESFLNTTLFLYHRKQHRQKGEERAEGVPEETLEEVQNNGTEEQGQDATPSSMSITSSFTQPELFMCTQCGESFSNVEGLVSHRKLKHGLEDPLHSCSHCGESFMNTTQYLYHRRQHRFTSVAEVADGGETGDGTTKPQDAPQSSKRLLSSPASAGESASPLAKRNKPSVRILSGVSALKGNKATESEGSTAADSDNTNHPPPAKLLQDWARTPLPHVCPYCGKTFTRRVFLRTHVYSHTGEKLFTCKVCTKSFTNSQSLLRHSMSHTGNKPFGCDDCGKNFSQAATLKRHQRIHSSTEPRRKRGRKPVCTLDNEGAAHLFFCPNCPSRFNTEDQLEHHKLLHTSHPFPCPECGEAFKRRKDLDLHSLTHQDKQPATCLHCSSQFVNQSVLEIHMQRCPTTEEEKNTGRGRGQGRGRCTGQIECDLCGHRCMTQEGLDLHRLSHTGQTPLKCPVRPCRRRFTSNSSLEEHVLAHFQGTLGRSKNRPRFRCQICHKEFAYNSTFTVHMRTHTDERPFECTTCGKRFRQLPHLQDHERIHSGLRPFCCWICGKSFSVAARLTEHARTHSGEKPYPCPHCPAAFRSRSNLDKHIRLHGDLPVENAEQAAQAAEAAHVQKVLEGAKVLSSLATTGEIESGQVQTIYVLQGAEGGTETVMIPSDQLSGIDGASQVVILPSSVLGAQGITVPTITMDGSEITMVETSQSPQHAIEFIVEETV, via the exons ATGGAGAGTTCATCGGTGTACATGTGCTTCCCCTGCTACCAGGAGTTCGGCACCCTGGAAGAGGTACTGGAGCACCAGTTGACGTGCACCGCTGAGGATGAACAGCCAGAAACACCTGGAACCACCTCCGTCACTGTTCCGATCCTACAGAGTCGG CAACAGGTAATAAATATATCAAGGGCAGTTGCTGCACCACAGATCCAAATCCAAGCAGGACACTCCTCCGTGCAACCAGCTAAGAACGTTCTCAAGCAGGCTGCGGTCAGTGCGAACGTGACATCAGACCAGCCCAGAATCCTCTATCAGTGTGGAGACTGTGATGAACTTTTCAAGAGCCTGGACCTTTGGCAGCAGCACCGAAAAGAAGGGACGTGTCAGCAGTCTGCCTCCGAGAACCAAAAACCTCCACCAGAGGATTCACAGCCTGAGCAGGAACATACACAACCTGAGCCAGAACCTACACAACCTTCACAACCCGAGCCAGAGGCCGCTTCAGCTCAGAGCTCCAATTCAACTGTAAATCCAGATTATTCTTCTCCCTCGAAAAGTGAAAACGTTAAACCGGAGCCAGTAGAGAATTCCATAGCAGAAGAAGAGAGTCAGCAAGTTGCAGAGACCTCTTCAGCTCAAAGCTCAGATCCTCCAGTTACTGTGGCAGCTCCCTCGACCTCGAATCAAGACGATTCCTCTCCCAGGAGGAGAGGGGCCAACAAAAAGCCAAAGCCCGAACCGGTGCTCCTGTGTGTGGACTGTGGCTCATGCTTTGGCCTGGTGTCTGAACTCGTGGCTCACCGCAGGACCCAACACGGCTTTGAAGAGGCGCTGCACCGCTGCTCTGTGTGCGGGGAAAGCTTTCTAAACACCACCCTTTTTCTTTACCACCGCAAGCAACACCGGCAGAAAGGCGAGGAACGGGCGGAAGGGGTTCCTGAAGAGACATTGGAGGAAGTTCAAAACAACGGGACTGAGGAGCAGGGCCAGGACGCCACTCCTTCCAGCATGAGCATCACCTCCAGTTTCACACAGCCTGAGTTATTCATGTGCACACAGTGTGGAGAGAGCTTCAGCAATGTGGAAGGGCTGGTCAGCCATCGTAAGCTCAAGCATGGCCTGGAGGATCCACTACACAGTTGCTCCCATTGTGGCGAGAGCTTCATGAACACCACCCAGTACCTGTACCACCGCCGGCAGCACCGCTTCACTTCAGTGGCAGAGGTGGCGGATGGAGGTGAAACTGGTGATGGGACGACTAAACCTCAGGATGCCCCACAGAGCTCAAAGCGGCTGCTTTCCTCGCCTGCCTCTGCTGGTGAATCAGCTTCACCTCTTGCTAAGAGAAATAAGCCCTCTGTCAGGATCCTGAGCGGCGTTAGTGCACTCAAAG GAAACAAGGCCACAGAATCAGAGGGCAGCACAGCGGCAGATTCGGACAACACCAACCACCCTCCACCCGCCAAGCTGCTGCAGGACTGGGCTCGCACACCACTACCCCATGTTTGTCCGTACTGTGGCAAAACCTTCACCCGGCGCGTCTTCCTCCGCACCCATGTCTACAGCCACACGGGAGAAAAGCTCTTCACGTGCAAG GTTTGCACAAAGTCCTTCACTAACTCCCAGAGCCTGCTGCGCCACAGCATGAGCCACACTGGCAACAAGCCATTTGGCTGCGATGATTGTGGCAAAAACTTTTCCCAGGCAGCCACCCTGAAGAGACACCAGCGCATTCACTCTTCGACAGAGCCTCGACGCAAGCGTGGACGCAAGCCG GTGTGCACTTTGGACAACGAGGGAGCTGCTCATCTCTTCTTTTGTCCAAACTGTCCGTCACGGTTTAACACGGAGGATCAGCTTGAACATCACAA ACTGCTCCACACCAGCCATCCATTCCCTTGCCCCGAATGTGGAGAGGCCTTCAAACGCAGGAAAGACCTGGACTTGCACTCGCTCACTCACCAAG ACAAGCAGCCAGCGACGTGCCTTCACTGTTCATCCCAGTTTGTGAACCAATCAGTGCTGGAAATCCACATGCAGCGTTGCCCtaccacagaggaggagaagaacaCTGGTCGCGGACGGGGTCAGGGTCGGGGACGATGCACCGGACAG aTTGAGTGTGACCTCTGCGGCCACCGCTGCATGACTCAGGAGGGCCTCGACCTCCATCGGTTATCCCACACGGGCCAGACACCTCTCAAATGCCCGGTGAGGCCTTGCCGCCGCCGCTTTACCTCCAACAGTTCCCTGGAGGAGCACGTGCTGGCCCATTTCCAAGGAACTCTTGGCAGGTCCAAAAACCGACCCCGTTTCCGCTGTCAGATTTGCCACAAGGAATTTGCCTACAATTCCACCTTCACTGTTCACATGAGGACACATACTGATGAGAGGCCTTTTGAG TGCACTACATGTGGCAAGCGTTTCCGCCAGCTGCCCCATCTGCAGGACCACGAGCGCATCCACAGCGGCCTGCGGCCTTTCTGCTGCTGGATTTGCGGCAAGAGTTTCAGCGTGGCCGCCCGGCTCACCGAGCACGCTCGCACCCACAGCGGGGAGAAGCCCTACCCCTGTCCCCACTGCCCCGCTGCCTTCCGCTCTCGCTCCAACCTGGATAAACACATCCGGCTACACGGAGACCTTCCTGTGGAGAACGCTGAGCAGGCAGCACAAGCGGCGGAGGCTGCGCATGTCCAGAAGGTGCTGGAGGGCGCCAAGGTGCTGTCTTCTCTGGCCACCACAGGTGAGATCGAGTCTGGCCAAGTGCAGACCATTTATGTACTGCAGGGAGCCGAAGGAGGTACGGAGACCGTCATGATCCCGTCTGATCAGCTTAGCGGCATAGACGGCGCCTCGCAAGTCGTCATCCTGCCTTCCTCCGTTCTGGGAGCTCAGGGAATTACTGTTCCCACCATCACCATGGATGGCAGTGAAATCACCATGGTGGAGACAAGCCAGTCGCCGCAGCACGCCATCGAGTTCATTGTGGAGGAGACTGTTTAA